The following proteins come from a genomic window of Phacochoerus africanus isolate WHEZ1 chromosome 9, ROS_Pafr_v1, whole genome shotgun sequence:
- the ECI2 gene encoding enoyl-CoA delta isomerase 2 — MMSRLLPAVSGPVPGVPPTPAMARMVGLLAHRWFSGAFRGPLQVIRCPALQLHVRGPAMAASQEDFAKAMNQVKLLKEDPGNEVKLKLYALYKQATEGPCNAPKPGMLDFILKAKWDAWNALGNLPKETARQNYVDLVSSLSASSCSQVTPAADKNQAESDSLVVTSEDGITTIRLNRPAKKNALTTQMYRDIMLALEAASEDSSRITVLTGSGDYYCSGNDLTNFKDIPPDKVEERAQSSAVLLRDFVDRFIDFPKPLVAVVNGPAVGISVTLLGLFDVVYASDRATFHTPFSHLGQSPEGCSSYIFPKMMGPSKAAEMLIFGKKLTAREALAQGLVTAVFPDDTFQKEVWARLKAYAKLPPNAMRIAKRLMRHQEKEKLHEVNAEESRVLAERWVSDECITAIVAFLSKKAKL, encoded by the exons CCCTCTGCAGGTCATTCGTTGCCCAGCACTTCAGCTGCACGTGCGTGGGCCCGCGATGGCAGCCAGCCAGGAGGACTTTGCAAAGGCAATGAATCAAGTGAAACTCTTGAAGGAGGATCCAGGAAATGAGGTGAAGCTGAAACTCTACGCTCTGTATAAGCAG GCCACCGAAGGACCTTGTAATGCGCCCAAACCAGGCATGCTGGACTTTATCCTTAAGGCCAAATGGGACGCGTGGAATGCTCTCGGCAATCTGCCCAAG GAAACTGCCAGGCAGAACTACGTGGACTTGGTGTCCAGCCTGAGTGCTTCATCCTGCAGCCAGGTGACACCTGCCGCGGACAAGAATCAAGCGGAAAGTGACAGCCTGGTGGTGACCTCTGAAGACGGCATCACAACGATCAGGTTGAACCGGCCGGCCAAAAAAAATGCTCTCACCACCCAG ATGTACCGAGACATCATGCTTGCGCTGGAAGCGGCGAGCGAGGACAGCTCGCGCATAACCGTTCTAACAG GAAGTGGGGACTATTACTGTAGCGGCAATGATCTGACCAACTTCAAGGATATCCCCCCCGACAAGGTAGAGGAGAGAGCCCAGAGCAGTGCCGTCTTACTGAG GGACTTTGTGGACCGTTTCATAGATTTTCCTAAGCCTCTGGTTGCCGTGGTCAACGGCCCAGCCGTGGGCATCTCTGTCACCCTGCTCGGGCTGTTCGATGTCGTGTACGCGTCCGACAGG GCGACATTTCACACGCCCTTCAGCCACCTCGGCCAGAGTCCAGAAGGATGCTCCTCTTACATTTTTCCGAAGATGATGGGCCCGAGCAAG GCAGCAGAGATGCTCATCTTTGGGAAGAAGTTAACCGCACGAGAAGCACTTGCTCAAGGACTTGTTACTGCGGTTTTTCCTGATGACACCTTTCAGAAAGAAGTTTGGGCCAGGCTGAAAGCATATGCAAAGCTCCCCCCaaat gccaTGAGAATTGCAAAACGGCTCATGAGGCATCAGGAGAAGGAGAAGTTGCATGAGGTTAATGCGGAGGAAAGCAGAGTCCTGGCAGAGAGGTGGGTGTCTGATGAGTGCATCACGGCCATCGTAGCCTTCTTGTCCAAGAAGGCGAAGCTGTGA